A stretch of Dasania marina DSM 21967 DNA encodes these proteins:
- the nth gene encoding endonuclease III, with translation MLKAQRVAYILEQLQVLYPKPPIPLDHKDPYTLLVAVLLSAQCTDQRVNTVTPALFKLADNPFAMAKQSVADIKAIIRPCGLSPQKSKAIQKLSEMLVEFHNGIVPADMDELEKLPGVGHKTAGVVMAQAFNIPAFPVDTHIHRLAQRWGLTNGRSVVQTEKDLKRLFPQERWNSLHLQFIYYGREYCSARGCDGTVCPLCRSCYPNRRKAKKTLKA, from the coding sequence ATGCTAAAAGCGCAGCGGGTTGCTTACATACTTGAACAGCTACAGGTTTTATACCCCAAGCCGCCGATACCGCTGGATCATAAAGACCCCTACACCTTACTGGTGGCGGTGCTATTATCGGCGCAGTGCACCGACCAACGCGTCAACACGGTAACACCGGCACTGTTCAAGTTAGCCGACAACCCCTTTGCCATGGCCAAGCAGTCAGTAGCGGATATCAAAGCCATTATTCGCCCCTGTGGTTTATCGCCACAAAAATCCAAGGCCATACAAAAACTTTCCGAGATGCTGGTGGAATTTCACAATGGCATCGTGCCCGCCGACATGGATGAACTAGAAAAACTGCCAGGCGTAGGCCACAAAACCGCAGGGGTGGTAATGGCCCAAGCCTTTAATATACCCGCCTTCCCTGTAGACACCCACATACATCGTTTGGCACAGCGCTGGGGGCTGACCAATGGCCGGTCGGTAGTACAAACCGAAAAAGACTTAAAGCGACTCTTCCCCCAAGAACGCTGGAACAGCCTGCATTTACAATTCATCTACTACGGCCGCGAATACTGCTCAGCCCGTGGTTGTGACGGCACCGTATGCCCACTATGCCGCAGCTGTTACCCTAACCGCCGCAAGGCTAAAAAAACCTTAAAAGCCTAA
- a CDS encoding [protein-PII] uridylyltransferase — protein MIKQPLDIPSDIFDREHFLCAVKSARQPLPLFKDSIARVTDYFHQQFQQGGDIRQLVWGRAHYIDQLLQCAWQLFDWPQQVSLNAVGGYGRGELHPHSDIDLLILLDDDAELSCQQAISQFVTLLWDMKLNIGHSVRNLKECFEQAEQDITIATSLLESRTLAGPANMLAHAVNNTEQHSWPSHAFFRAKWREQIKRHSKHGNSEYNLEPNVKSSPGGLRDIQMIAWIAKRHFNTQAMDDLVERGFLLKPELNSLNQGLEFLWRVRYALHMISGRAEDRLLFDHQRTLAKMFGFEDDDIRLAVEGFMQQYYRWAITLGQLNDLLIQYFDETILRASETETIVEINPRFRVRNGHIEVTHNQVFAQTPAALMEVFLLIAQSPNIDGLRAATIRLIREYAATIDDDFRSDPVIADYFMTLLRCDAKVALQLRRMLRFGVLEMYLPEFKAIIGQMQHDLFHIYSVDAHTMEVVKNLRRFHYPKFQKRFPVASRIVQRMEQVELLYIAGLYHDIAKGRGGDHSELGVEDVTRFAQRHKLSNKDTNLVAWLVQHHLLMSSVAQRKDISSPDVIRDFATVVGSQRRLDYLYALTVADINGTNPSLWNSWRAALLRQLYTETTGALRRGLENPADKQEWIDETQANAMEKLLGLGFSEQKIHGLWSGMGEEYFLRESVEDIVWHTEAIAQSLNQNAPLVLTKESGEIDSEGATQIFIHTHDRPTLFAVTAAALEQLNLNIMDARIYSSGDGYTLDTFYVLDAHNKPIGDNPKRLAAIKQRLKEKIQKPKHYLAKISKRTPRQMRLFSTPTYTRFHNDETLDLSILEIVTPDRPGLLARIGKIFVDHDIMLQNAKITTLGDKVEDVFFITDYQHQPITDPELAENIQRAICKELDKQAKI, from the coding sequence ATGATCAAACAACCGCTAGACATACCATCGGATATTTTTGATCGCGAGCATTTTCTGTGCGCGGTAAAAAGCGCGCGCCAGCCATTGCCTCTGTTTAAAGACAGCATCGCTAGGGTGACTGATTATTTTCACCAGCAATTCCAACAGGGTGGCGATATCCGTCAGCTAGTTTGGGGGCGTGCCCATTATATAGATCAGCTGTTGCAGTGCGCTTGGCAGCTGTTCGACTGGCCTCAACAAGTCAGCCTCAACGCGGTGGGCGGCTACGGCCGTGGCGAACTACACCCCCACTCCGATATAGATCTATTAATTTTACTAGACGATGACGCCGAGCTAAGCTGCCAGCAAGCCATTAGCCAGTTCGTAACCCTGCTATGGGACATGAAACTCAACATAGGTCACAGCGTGCGCAACCTCAAAGAGTGCTTTGAGCAAGCCGAGCAAGACATCACCATAGCCACCAGTTTGCTAGAATCCCGCACCTTGGCTGGCCCAGCCAATATGCTGGCCCATGCGGTTAACAACACCGAGCAACACAGCTGGCCCAGCCACGCTTTTTTCCGCGCCAAATGGCGTGAGCAAATCAAGCGCCACTCCAAACACGGCAATAGCGAATACAATTTAGAACCCAATGTTAAAAGCTCGCCCGGCGGCCTGCGCGACATACAAATGATAGCCTGGATAGCCAAGCGCCATTTCAACACCCAAGCTATGGACGATCTAGTTGAGCGCGGTTTTTTATTAAAACCTGAACTTAACTCGCTCAACCAAGGCTTAGAATTTTTATGGCGAGTGCGCTACGCACTGCATATGATTAGCGGCCGCGCCGAAGACCGCCTACTATTCGACCACCAGCGCACCCTAGCCAAAATGTTTGGCTTTGAAGACGACGATATACGCCTAGCCGTAGAAGGCTTTATGCAGCAATACTATCGCTGGGCCATCACTCTGGGGCAGCTCAACGACTTACTGATACAGTATTTTGATGAAACTATATTGCGCGCCAGCGAAACCGAAACCATCGTCGAGATCAACCCGCGCTTTCGGGTGCGCAACGGCCATATAGAAGTCACCCACAACCAAGTGTTTGCGCAAACCCCCGCCGCCTTAATGGAAGTGTTTTTATTAATTGCTCAATCCCCCAATATAGACGGCCTGCGCGCCGCCACTATACGCCTAATACGCGAGTACGCCGCCACCATAGACGATGACTTTCGCAGCGACCCAGTGATCGCCGATTACTTTATGACGCTGTTACGCTGCGATGCAAAAGTGGCGCTGCAGCTGCGCCGTATGTTGCGCTTTGGGGTACTGGAAATGTACCTGCCCGAATTTAAAGCCATCATAGGGCAAATGCAGCACGACCTCTTTCATATCTATTCGGTGGATGCTCACACCATGGAGGTGGTTAAAAACCTGCGCCGCTTTCACTACCCCAAATTTCAAAAACGCTTTCCGGTGGCGTCTCGTATAGTGCAGCGTATGGAGCAGGTAGAGCTGCTGTATATCGCTGGCCTCTACCACGACATAGCCAAGGGCCGCGGCGGCGACCACTCGGAATTAGGGGTAGAAGATGTCACCCGCTTTGCCCAGCGCCACAAGCTCAGTAACAAAGATACCAATCTAGTCGCTTGGCTGGTGCAGCATCATTTGCTGATGTCCTCGGTGGCACAGCGCAAAGATATTTCCAGCCCCGATGTGATACGCGACTTTGCCACTGTAGTAGGCAGCCAACGCCGCTTGGATTATCTCTACGCGCTAACCGTAGCCGATATCAACGGCACCAACCCCAGCCTGTGGAATAGCTGGCGCGCCGCACTACTGCGCCAGCTCTATACCGAAACCACCGGCGCCCTGCGTCGCGGCTTAGAAAACCCCGCCGACAAACAAGAATGGATAGACGAAACCCAAGCCAATGCCATGGAAAAATTATTAGGCCTAGGCTTTAGCGAACAAAAAATTCACGGCCTGTGGTCGGGTATGGGAGAGGAATATTTTTTACGCGAAAGTGTCGAAGACATAGTCTGGCACACCGAAGCTATAGCCCAAAGCCTCAACCAAAACGCGCCGCTAGTACTCACCAAGGAAAGCGGCGAGATCGATAGCGAAGGCGCCACCCAAATTTTTATCCACACCCATGACCGGCCCACGCTATTTGCGGTAACCGCTGCGGCGCTGGAACAACTCAACCTCAACATCATGGATGCCCGTATTTACAGCTCGGGTGATGGCTACACTCTAGATACCTTTTATGTGCTGGACGCCCACAACAAACCCATAGGCGACAACCCCAAACGCCTAGCTGCGATCAAACAAAGGCTGAAGGAAAAAATACAAAAACCGAAGCATTATTTGGCCAAAATATCCAAGCGCACACCGCGGCAAATGCGGCTATTCTCTACCCCCACCTACACCCGCTTTCACAACGATGAAACCTTGGACTTAAGCATATTAGAAATTGTCACCCCCGATAGGCCCGGCCTACTGGCCCGCATAGGTAAGATTTTTGTAGACCATGACATCATGCTGCAAAACGCCAAAATAACCACCTTGGGGGACAAAGTAGAAGACGTCTTTTTTATTACTGACTATCAACACCAGCCTATTACCGACCCCGAACTGGCTGAAAATATTCAACGCGCTATTTGCAAAGAACTAGACAAGCAAGCGAAAATATAA
- the map gene encoding type I methionyl aminopeptidase encodes MVYNSPAQRSAPPARRLKSIQIHYKTDSYMNVTIKTADEIAKMRIAGRLAAQVLEMITPHVVPGITTGELDQICYDYIVNEQKAIPAPLNYHGFPKSICTSINEVVCHGIPHEKKVLRDGDILNIDITVIKDEYHGDTSKMFHVGKPKPHNERLVNITQECLYQAIEIVKPGCTLGDIGHIIQKHAEANYYSIVREYCGHGIGKVFHEDPQVVHYGNKGEGMVIKEGMTFTIEPMLNAGKRHVKLNKKDGWTVTTKDGRASAQWEHTLAVTSDGVEVLTARPDEPFYRP; translated from the coding sequence ATGGTTTACAATAGCCCGGCGCAGCGATCAGCGCCGCCAGCTAGGCGTTTAAAAAGCATACAAATTCATTACAAAACAGATAGTTATATGAACGTTACGATTAAGACAGCAGATGAAATTGCAAAAATGCGTATAGCCGGCCGCCTCGCTGCCCAAGTACTAGAGATGATCACTCCCCATGTGGTGCCCGGCATCACTACGGGTGAGCTAGATCAAATTTGTTACGACTACATCGTCAACGAGCAAAAGGCCATACCGGCGCCGTTAAACTACCACGGCTTCCCGAAATCTATCTGCACCTCGATTAACGAGGTGGTTTGCCACGGCATCCCCCATGAGAAAAAGGTGCTGCGCGACGGCGACATACTCAACATCGATATCACCGTCATTAAAGATGAATACCACGGCGACACCAGTAAAATGTTTCATGTGGGCAAGCCCAAGCCCCACAACGAGCGCTTGGTAAACATCACCCAAGAGTGCCTGTACCAGGCCATAGAGATTGTTAAGCCCGGCTGCACGTTAGGTGATATAGGCCATATTATTCAGAAACACGCCGAGGCCAACTACTACTCTATCGTGCGCGAATATTGCGGCCACGGCATAGGCAAAGTTTTTCACGAAGACCCACAAGTGGTGCACTACGGCAACAAGGGCGAGGGCATGGTCATCAAAGAAGGCATGACCTTTACCATAGAGCCTATGCTCAACGCCGGTAAGCGCCACGTTAAGCTCAACAAAAAAGACGGCTGGACGGTAACCACCAAAGATGGTCGTGCCTCGGCCCAATGGGAACACACCCTAGCGGTCACCAGCGATGGCGTAGAAGTACTTACCGCCAGGCCAGATGAGCCCTTTTACCGACCCTAA
- a CDS encoding fused response regulator/phosphatase, whose protein sequence is MNILLVDDSHSITALLECIVEDLGYQALIAKSGEQAIEIIKSLKQLPDLVILDIKMGGMDGYETAKQLKELAGEVHLPIIFITSASDNNTQTKCLSIGEDYIPKPFSVEIVVIKIKSQLRVSQLTKKMHATNLELLRRDKDIKNEHRVVESIFTNQFQKQINHPHVKYHMSPVSVFNGDVLLVANGPADNTYLLIGDATGHGLAAAVGVIPIYSAFRTMARKGLTVGTIAAELNKNLLQILPDHMMLAAAILEINTHTHQLFIWSGGVPNVIIDNGQGSIKTIIPAFHPPLASCSEEEFLQHIEIYELAENDRIYLFTDGIEESRNRNDDMYGEQRLLALFDGHSPDVYDNILKSHDEFTLGTSQDDDVTLVEFTYHSLNEADKQKPPHVDHKKILPWQMHFHLQPDTLRNNDPIPHIVRFINSASELSAHQDFIATILTELYSNALEHGLLKLDSNMKNDSEGFIDYYQQRMERLAQLTEGHIDIHLQCSPSAQHSHLSISISDSGDGYNQAARDSLNDDVSHGRGLSLIKQLCSSLDISDDGKTIVAVYPL, encoded by the coding sequence ATGAATATTCTACTGGTTGATGACAGCCACTCCATCACCGCCCTGCTGGAGTGCATAGTGGAAGATTTGGGTTATCAAGCCTTGATTGCCAAAAGTGGCGAGCAGGCTATAGAAATAATCAAGTCACTAAAACAACTTCCCGACCTAGTCATTCTTGATATCAAGATGGGCGGCATGGACGGTTACGAAACAGCCAAACAACTGAAAGAACTAGCTGGGGAAGTACACTTACCCATTATTTTTATCACCAGCGCTAGCGACAACAACACTCAGACCAAATGCCTTTCTATAGGCGAAGATTACATACCTAAGCCCTTTAGTGTAGAAATTGTTGTTATCAAAATAAAAAGCCAGCTCAGGGTTAGCCAGCTTACCAAAAAAATGCATGCGACTAATCTCGAATTATTGCGCCGCGATAAGGACATCAAAAACGAACACCGTGTCGTAGAAAGCATTTTCACCAATCAATTTCAAAAACAAATCAACCACCCCCATGTTAAATACCATATGTCACCGGTATCGGTATTTAATGGTGATGTCTTACTAGTAGCTAACGGCCCAGCCGACAATACCTATCTGCTTATAGGCGATGCTACCGGCCATGGTTTAGCGGCCGCCGTAGGTGTCATCCCTATTTATTCAGCCTTTCGCACTATGGCTAGAAAAGGCTTAACCGTAGGCACCATAGCCGCCGAATTAAATAAAAACTTATTGCAAATACTACCCGATCACATGATGTTGGCGGCGGCCATACTAGAAATCAACACCCACACCCATCAACTATTTATTTGGTCTGGCGGTGTGCCTAACGTCATTATTGATAATGGCCAGGGCAGCATAAAAACGATTATCCCCGCCTTCCATCCACCACTAGCCTCTTGCAGTGAAGAAGAGTTTTTACAGCATATAGAGATTTACGAGCTCGCTGAAAATGACCGTATCTACTTATTTACTGACGGTATAGAAGAGTCCAGAAACCGCAACGATGATATGTATGGCGAGCAGCGCTTGCTAGCACTATTCGACGGCCACAGCCCAGACGTTTATGACAATATTTTAAAATCCCACGATGAATTCACCTTAGGTACCTCACAAGACGATGATGTCACCCTAGTAGAGTTCACTTATCACAGCTTAAACGAAGCTGATAAACAAAAACCTCCCCACGTCGATCATAAAAAAATACTGCCCTGGCAAATGCACTTTCACTTACAGCCCGACACCCTACGCAACAACGACCCCATCCCCCACATCGTCCGCTTTATTAACAGTGCCAGCGAACTTAGCGCGCACCAAGATTTTATTGCCACTATTTTAACCGAACTGTATAGCAACGCTTTAGAGCACGGCCTGTTAAAACTAGACTCCAACATGAAAAACGATAGCGAAGGCTTTATTGATTACTACCAGCAACGTATGGAGCGCTTGGCGCAGTTAACAGAAGGTCACATCGACATCCATTTACAATGCAGCCCCTCTGCACAACACAGCCACCTAAGCATCAGCATTAGTGATAGTGGTGATGGCTACAACCAGGCCGCAAGAGACAGCTTAAACGATGACGTCAGCCACGGCCGCGGCTTATCACTAATTAAGCAGCTATGCAGCAGCCTAGATATTTCTGATGATGGCAAAACCATAGTCGCCGTCTATCCATTATAA
- the rpsB gene encoding 30S ribosomal protein S2, whose translation MTTQVSMREMLQAGVHFGHQTRYWNPKMDKYIFGARNKIHIINLEQTVPAFNDALAFIQRLANSRNKILFVGTKRAAGKIMKEQAERASQPYVSHRWLGGMLTNYKTIRGSIKRYRDLEAQMKDGTFDALTKKEALMRTRDMEKLERSIGGIKDMGGLPDALFVVDVDHERIAIQEANNLGIPVIGIVDTNSNPDGVDYVIPGNDDAIRAIKLYATAMADAVIAGRAADGAVSKKNEFVEEAAAAAPAAAVEEKPTAE comes from the coding sequence ATGACTACTCAAGTAAGCATGCGCGAAATGCTGCAAGCTGGTGTTCACTTTGGCCACCAAACGCGTTACTGGAACCCAAAAATGGATAAATACATTTTTGGTGCTCGCAACAAGATTCATATCATTAACCTGGAGCAAACAGTTCCTGCATTTAATGATGCCCTAGCGTTTATTCAGCGCCTAGCTAACAGCCGCAACAAAATCCTTTTTGTTGGTACCAAGCGCGCTGCTGGCAAAATCATGAAAGAGCAGGCTGAGCGTGCTAGCCAGCCCTACGTTAGCCACCGCTGGTTAGGCGGCATGTTAACCAACTACAAAACTATCCGTGGTTCTATCAAACGTTACCGTGATCTTGAAGCGCAAATGAAAGACGGTACTTTTGATGCGTTAACTAAGAAAGAAGCGCTAATGCGTACTCGCGATATGGAAAAGCTAGAGCGTTCTATAGGCGGTATTAAAGATATGGGCGGTTTGCCTGACGCTTTGTTCGTTGTTGATGTTGATCACGAGCGCATCGCTATCCAAGAAGCTAACAACCTAGGTATACCGGTTATTGGCATTGTTGATACTAACAGCAACCCCGATGGTGTTGATTACGTTATCCCAGGTAACGACGATGCTATCCGTGCTATCAAGCTATACGCTACAGCTATGGCTGATGCGGTTATTGCTGGTCGTGCTGCTGACGGCGCTGTTTCTAAGAAGAACGAATTCGTAGAAGAAGCTGCCGCTGCCGCTCCTGCCGCTGCCGTTGAAGAAAAGCCTACTGCTGAATAA
- a CDS encoding STAS domain-containing protein — translation MPITSSQQGQDLTITLDESFNFDAVENFREAYSDKDAEVYIVDFRATEYMDSSGLGMLLNMKRYLSEKNINTIKLINCRQQIKKVLIISRFESKFIIT, via the coding sequence ATGCCCATCACCTCAAGCCAGCAAGGCCAAGACCTCACCATCACCTTAGACGAAAGCTTTAATTTTGATGCCGTGGAAAATTTTCGCGAAGCCTACAGCGACAAAGACGCAGAAGTGTATATAGTTGATTTTAGAGCGACAGAATATATGGACAGCTCCGGCCTAGGCATGCTGCTAAATATGAAGCGCTACCTCAGTGAAAAAAACATCAACACCATAAAACTCATTAACTGCCGCCAACAAATTAAAAAAGTATTAATAATCTCTCGCTTTGAAAGCAAGTTTATTATTACTTAA
- a CDS encoding ArsC family reductase encodes MVTLYGIKNCDSVKKARKWLDAHDVDYRFHDFRSDGINAQQVDGWLAALGWETLVNKRSTTWKQLSETTRNAMDTKLAASVLLEQPTLIKRPLLDSGKGLSVGFKDSDYQQLFT; translated from the coding sequence GTGGTTACTCTTTACGGTATAAAAAACTGCGATAGCGTCAAAAAAGCCCGCAAATGGTTAGACGCACACGATGTAGACTACCGCTTTCACGACTTTCGCAGCGATGGCATCAACGCACAGCAAGTCGATGGTTGGCTGGCCGCACTAGGCTGGGAAACCTTAGTCAATAAACGCAGCACCACGTGGAAGCAGCTTAGCGAAACTACCCGCAACGCCATGGATACCAAGCTGGCTGCTAGCGTACTGCTGGAACAACCCACCCTAATCAAACGGCCACTACTAGACAGCGGCAAGGGTTTGAGCGTGGGATTTAAAGACAGCGACTACCAACAACTTTTTACATAA
- the dapC gene encoding succinyldiaminopimelate transaminase, with protein MNSDLQKLHPYPFEKLNALKAAVTPPVNLPHIALSIGEPKHPAPSFVTETLANNLSLLSNYPSTKGLPELRKTIADWASQRFQLAAGSLNPERHILPVNGTREALFAFTQAVVNRSDDALVVTPNPFYQIYEGAAMLAGAQPYYLPCLDSHGLIPDFDQVDASVWQRCQLLFLCSPGNPTGAVIDTATLKNLIALADQYDFVIASDECYSELYFDEQQPPAGLLQTCAELGRNDFKRCVVFHSLSKRSNLPGLRSGFVAGDADIMQAFLLYRTYHGCAMPIQHQHASIAAWQDEAHVKQNRELYRQKFSAVLDILDGCLDVAKPDAGFYLWAKTPICDQDFAQQLFAQQHVTVLPGQFLGREVDGYNPGQQHIRMALVASLDECIDAAHRIKAFVSSLKL; from the coding sequence ATGAACTCAGACTTACAAAAGCTACACCCCTACCCCTTTGAAAAACTTAACGCCCTCAAAGCCGCGGTAACGCCACCGGTAAACTTGCCGCATATAGCGCTATCTATAGGCGAGCCCAAGCACCCTGCACCCAGCTTTGTTACCGAAACACTGGCCAATAATTTATCACTGCTAAGCAACTACCCCAGCACCAAAGGCCTGCCCGAGCTGCGCAAGACCATTGCCGACTGGGCCAGCCAACGCTTCCAATTAGCGGCAGGCAGCCTTAACCCAGAGCGACACATACTGCCGGTCAACGGCACCCGCGAGGCGCTGTTTGCCTTTACCCAAGCCGTGGTTAACCGCAGCGACGATGCCTTGGTAGTAACACCCAACCCTTTTTATCAAATCTACGAAGGCGCTGCGATGCTGGCAGGCGCCCAACCTTACTACCTACCTTGCTTAGACAGTCACGGCTTGATACCAGACTTTGATCAGGTAGACGCCAGTGTTTGGCAGCGATGCCAATTATTGTTTTTATGCTCGCCGGGCAACCCTACCGGCGCAGTCATAGACACCGCCACCTTGAAAAATCTGATCGCCCTAGCCGACCAATACGATTTTGTTATCGCCAGTGATGAGTGTTACTCCGAACTGTATTTTGATGAACAACAGCCCCCCGCCGGTTTATTACAAACCTGCGCCGAACTGGGCCGCAATGACTTTAAACGCTGCGTGGTATTTCACAGCCTATCCAAGCGCAGCAACTTACCGGGCCTGCGTTCGGGCTTCGTCGCCGGTGACGCCGACATCATGCAAGCCTTTTTGCTATACCGCACCTACCACGGCTGCGCCATGCCCATACAACATCAACACGCCAGCATCGCCGCCTGGCAAGATGAAGCCCACGTCAAACAAAACCGCGAGCTATACCGGCAGAAATTTAGCGCCGTGCTGGATATTTTGGATGGCTGCCTAGACGTAGCCAAACCCGATGCCGGTTTTTATCTATGGGCCAAAACCCCCATCTGCGATCAAGACTTTGCCCAGCAGCTGTTTGCCCAACAACATGTCACGGTATTACCCGGCCAGTTTTTAGGCCGCGAAGTGGACGGTTATAACCCCGGCCAGCAGCATATACGCATGGCCTTAGTCGCCTCGTTAGACGAGTGCATAGACGCCGCCCATCGCATTAAAGCCTTTGTCAGCAGCCTTAAGCTATAA
- the tsf gene encoding translation elongation factor Ts gives MAAISAAMVKELRERTQLGMMECKKALQEADGDIEKAIEELRKSSGMKAAKKAGRTAAEGVVVARVAEDGSYGVLVEVNSETDFAARDESFLGFVNAVVDKAFAEKQTDVAALMAGDMTSAREALVQKIGENIGLRRIELVEANNGVIGSYTHSNNRIAVLVSLQGGETELAKDVAMHVAASNPQVNKPEDMDEATVNAEKEIIKAQPDMAGKPEAIIEKMMTGRIQKFLKENSLVEQAFVKNPELTVGQLVKDAGADVQSFIRFEVGEGIEVETVDFAAEVAAQLKG, from the coding sequence ATGGCTGCAATTTCTGCTGCAATGGTTAAAGAACTGCGCGAGCGTACTCAGCTCGGCATGATGGAATGTAAAAAAGCGCTACAAGAAGCTGATGGCGACATCGAAAAAGCAATTGAAGAGCTACGTAAAAGCAGCGGCATGAAGGCTGCTAAAAAAGCCGGCCGTACTGCTGCTGAAGGTGTAGTAGTGGCGCGTGTTGCTGAAGATGGCAGCTACGGTGTATTGGTTGAAGTGAACTCTGAAACGGACTTTGCTGCCCGTGACGAAAGCTTCTTAGGTTTTGTTAATGCTGTTGTTGATAAAGCATTTGCCGAAAAGCAAACAGATGTTGCTGCCTTAATGGCTGGCGATATGACTTCAGCTAGAGAAGCGCTGGTACAAAAAATCGGTGAAAACATCGGTTTACGTCGCATAGAGTTAGTTGAAGCTAATAACGGCGTTATCGGTAGCTACACGCACTCAAACAACAGGATTGCGGTATTGGTTTCGTTGCAAGGTGGTGAAACTGAGTTAGCTAAAGATGTAGCCATGCACGTTGCGGCATCTAACCCTCAGGTTAACAAGCCTGAAGATATGGATGAGGCTACGGTTAATGCCGAGAAAGAAATTATCAAGGCACAGCCAGATATGGCCGGCAAGCCCGAAGCTATTATTGAAAAAATGATGACGGGTCGCATCCAGAAGTTCTTGAAAGAGAATAGCTTGGTAGAGCAGGCTTTTGTTAAGAACCCAGAGTTGACTGTGGGTCAATTAGTGAAAGATGCTGGCGCTGATGTGCAGTCTTTCATTCGCTTTGAAGTGGGTGAGGGCATAGAAGTTGAAACGGTCGACTTCGCTGCTGAAGTTGCCGCACAGTTAAAAGGTTAA
- the pyrH gene encoding UMP kinase, translating into MSVKASDRKYKRILLKLSGEALMGDEGFGIDPKVLDRMALEIGQLVGIGVQVGLVVGGGNIFRGAALQKAGLDRVTGDHMGMLATVMNGLAMRDALERCNIVSRVMSAIPMSGVVDHYDRRKAMRALHRGEVVIFSAGTGNPFFTTDSAACLRGIEVDAEIVLKATKVDGVYSADPAIDATATKYDRLSYDEVLDKKLGVMDLTAICLCRDHNMPLRVFEMEKAGALLNIVVGGDEGTLIEEIVE; encoded by the coding sequence ATGTCAGTAAAAGCCAGCGATAGAAAGTATAAGCGTATTTTATTAAAGCTTAGCGGTGAGGCTTTAATGGGGGATGAAGGCTTCGGCATAGACCCAAAAGTGCTGGACCGCATGGCGCTGGAGATAGGGCAATTAGTCGGCATAGGCGTGCAGGTAGGCCTAGTGGTTGGTGGTGGTAATATTTTTCGCGGCGCTGCTTTGCAGAAAGCCGGTTTAGATAGGGTGACTGGTGATCACATGGGTATGCTGGCCACGGTAATGAATGGCCTGGCTATGCGTGACGCGCTAGAGCGCTGTAATATTGTGTCGCGAGTAATGTCGGCTATACCTATGAGCGGTGTTGTTGATCATTACGATAGACGTAAAGCCATGCGCGCCTTACATCGCGGTGAGGTGGTGATTTTCTCGGCCGGTACCGGCAACCCATTTTTTACTACCGATTCTGCCGCCTGTTTGCGTGGCATAGAAGTTGATGCCGAAATTGTGCTTAAGGCAACCAAAGTGGACGGCGTGTATAGTGCCGACCCGGCCATAGATGCAACGGCCACCAAGTACGATCGTTTGAGCTACGACGAAGTGTTGGATAAAAAATTAGGGGTAATGGATTTAACCGCTATTTGCTTATGCCGCGACCACAATATGCCTTTGCGTGTATTCGAAATGGAAAAAGCCGGAGCCCTGCTTAATATCGTAGTGGGTGGCGACGAAGGCACTCTTATTGAAGAAATTGTTGAATGA